The Chondrinema litorale genome includes a window with the following:
- a CDS encoding SusC/RagA family TonB-linked outer membrane protein yields MDKKFLLNFECRTLYPVLTGILLFLFFSTGLQASDNQVPSIKDVFVSLNIKNATLKEFFIDIETKTEFKFAYDPDVVRRNKEISKSEDKKSLYDLLYEVAGEYGLQFKQINKTIFVKVLNNKVQVTEPVEIDLSARQDRLIQGQVNDELGNPLPGVSILVKDLGKGAITNVNGIYKLNVPAGSNVLVFSYVGYIAKEVEIGNQTEINVQMELDDTQLDEVVVTALGIEREKEQLGYATQSLDGSDINEARETNFVNSLSGKVAGVNIVSNSSVGSSSRITIRGESSLQFQGNQPLFVVDGVPVGNDAVQNTTSADYGNSAAEFNPADIESINVLKGPAASALYGSRAANGVVVITTKSGKNTRGIGVSVNSSVTFEDILIMPKFQNEFGQGSSGLFEGSNFGYQGNLDLYPNGIQDGYDESWGPRLNQGPNRAQFDSPTLNGYRGGDVYLRNRGEIIPTLWISQPDNVRDFFDIGNTFYNNFAVSGGNEHGNIRLSYTNLDQKGIVPNNDLKRHTISINSGYKFTDKFSANMAASYVKTNSTNRPDQGYGRNTPMYFMLWMGRQVNMNSLRDYWQPGLEGIQQYQYNYGENHNNPFFYQYENTSGQDKDRLFGNISLNYKILDNLTLMVRGATDLYNDFRPQKMAVSTVSVLNGRYTEANFYFQEVNTDFLLTYDYSKREDFGFSLSVGGNRMNQEKRNESTTAPELLIPGIYNLGNTAADLTVSSSRSSRRINSLYALARFDYKNTVFLDVTGRNDWSSTLPAGNNSYFYPAVSLSTIINEILTLPDFVTLIKLRGGWAQVGNDTGPYQLYNSYGYQTPWGDDLALAENSSLKNPQLKPELTTTYEVGAELKFFDSRLGFDLTYYDIRSKDQILQVPLAETTGYGSRVINAGEIKNQGVEVVVNATPIKLQNSFKWDITLNFAKNISEVVELTDGIDAVVQTSPGEEATVEARVGERMGAMYGPGFVRVEEGPMAGEIIIGSSGLPVKTSDLGMEPVYLGNFNPDWTGGIYNNFSFKGFYAGILFDVRHGGKFLSRFFNKAMGAGQLLESAEGRSARAVGTEYDDPYYHAGAVDMGDGTYEQNLQIFDGTYSAGIYGTSARNFHKSYYDHNSESQMFDASFVKLREIKIGYQVPNAIMGNLPFRNVSVSFVGRNLKLWTNNHHFDPETGATTGSGLVPGFENMSIPSTKSYGFNLSFNL; encoded by the coding sequence ATGGACAAAAAATTTTTACTCAATTTTGAGTGTAGGACGCTTTATCCCGTTCTCACAGGAATATTATTATTTCTATTTTTTTCTACTGGCTTACAAGCTTCTGATAATCAGGTACCGAGCATCAAAGATGTTTTTGTTAGTTTGAATATCAAGAATGCAACTCTCAAAGAGTTTTTTATCGATATAGAAACCAAGACAGAATTTAAATTTGCATACGATCCAGACGTAGTTCGAAGAAATAAAGAAATCTCTAAATCGGAAGACAAAAAATCGCTATACGATTTATTGTATGAAGTAGCCGGAGAATACGGATTGCAATTCAAACAAATCAATAAAACCATTTTTGTAAAAGTACTTAATAACAAAGTACAAGTTACCGAACCTGTAGAGATTGATCTTTCTGCCAGACAAGACAGATTAATACAAGGGCAAGTAAACGACGAACTTGGAAATCCACTACCGGGAGTAAGTATTTTGGTAAAAGATTTAGGCAAAGGAGCCATTACCAATGTAAATGGTATTTATAAATTAAATGTACCTGCAGGCAGCAATGTGCTAGTTTTCTCTTATGTAGGCTACATCGCCAAAGAAGTTGAGATAGGTAACCAAACGGAGATCAATGTTCAGATGGAATTAGACGATACCCAGTTGGACGAAGTAGTTGTAACAGCACTAGGTATTGAACGTGAGAAAGAGCAATTGGGCTATGCTACTCAAAGTCTAGATGGGAGTGATATTAATGAAGCGCGAGAAACCAATTTTGTGAACTCACTTAGCGGTAAAGTTGCGGGGGTAAATATTGTATCAAACTCTTCTGTAGGTTCTAGTTCTAGAATTACCATTCGTGGAGAATCTTCTTTACAGTTTCAGGGTAACCAACCACTATTTGTAGTAGATGGTGTGCCAGTTGGTAACGATGCTGTACAAAATACAACTTCGGCAGATTATGGCAACAGTGCTGCTGAATTTAACCCAGCCGATATAGAATCCATCAACGTATTGAAAGGGCCTGCGGCTTCTGCTTTATATGGTTCAAGGGCCGCAAATGGCGTAGTTGTAATCACCACTAAATCTGGGAAAAATACGAGAGGCATTGGTGTGAGTGTAAACTCAAGTGTAACTTTCGAAGACATTTTAATTATGCCTAAATTCCAGAATGAATTCGGGCAAGGTTCAAGTGGTTTGTTCGAAGGTTCTAACTTTGGTTATCAAGGAAATTTAGATTTGTATCCAAATGGTATTCAAGATGGTTACGATGAAAGTTGGGGCCCAAGATTAAACCAAGGGCCAAACAGAGCCCAATTCGATTCACCAACTTTAAATGGATATAGAGGTGGAGATGTATATCTTAGAAACCGAGGAGAAATAATACCAACGCTTTGGATTTCACAACCAGATAATGTTAGAGATTTCTTCGACATTGGAAACACTTTTTACAACAACTTTGCTGTATCTGGTGGTAATGAGCACGGAAACATCAGGCTTTCTTATACCAATCTAGATCAAAAAGGAATTGTACCTAACAACGACCTTAAAAGACATACCATCTCTATTAACTCTGGCTATAAATTTACAGACAAGTTTTCGGCAAACATGGCTGCGAGTTATGTAAAAACTAACAGTACAAACCGACCAGATCAAGGATATGGTAGAAATACGCCTATGTATTTTATGTTGTGGATGGGTCGCCAAGTAAATATGAATAGCTTGAGAGACTACTGGCAGCCCGGTTTAGAAGGTATTCAGCAATATCAGTATAATTATGGTGAAAACCACAACAACCCTTTCTTCTATCAATATGAAAATACTTCTGGTCAAGATAAAGATCGTTTGTTTGGTAATATTTCACTCAATTATAAAATTCTAGACAACCTTACTTTAATGGTAAGAGGTGCTACTGATCTTTATAATGATTTTAGACCTCAAAAAATGGCTGTTAGCACTGTAAGTGTACTAAATGGTAGATATACAGAAGCCAATTTCTACTTCCAAGAAGTAAACACAGATTTCCTTTTAACCTACGATTATAGCAAGAGAGAAGACTTTGGATTTTCATTATCAGTTGGTGGCAACAGAATGAATCAGGAGAAACGAAACGAATCGACTACAGCTCCTGAATTATTGATTCCTGGCATATACAACCTTGGTAATACCGCAGCAGATTTAACAGTTTCTTCGAGCAGATCATCTAGAAGAATAAACAGTTTATATGCACTTGCCAGATTCGATTATAAAAACACAGTTTTTCTTGATGTAACTGGCAGGAACGACTGGTCTAGTACTTTACCTGCTGGCAATAATTCATACTTCTATCCGGCAGTTTCTTTAAGTACAATTATAAATGAAATTTTAACTTTACCTGATTTTGTAACACTTATCAAACTTAGAGGTGGTTGGGCACAAGTAGGTAATGATACAGGTCCTTATCAGTTATACAACTCTTATGGTTACCAAACTCCATGGGGCGATGATTTAGCACTGGCAGAAAACAGCTCGTTAAAAAATCCTCAATTAAAACCAGAGTTAACTACTACTTACGAAGTAGGTGCTGAATTAAAATTCTTTGATAGTAGATTAGGTTTTGATTTAACTTATTACGACATCCGCTCTAAAGATCAGATTCTACAAGTACCATTAGCAGAAACTACAGGTTATGGTTCAAGAGTGATTAATGCTGGTGAAATTAAAAACCAAGGAGTTGAAGTTGTAGTTAACGCCACTCCAATTAAGCTGCAAAACAGTTTTAAATGGGATATAACTTTAAACTTTGCAAAAAACATAAGTGAAGTAGTAGAACTAACTGATGGTATTGATGCAGTAGTACAAACATCTCCGGGTGAAGAAGCAACAGTAGAAGCCAGAGTAGGAGAAAGAATGGGTGCCATGTACGGTCCGGGATTCGTTCGTGTAGAAGAAGGCCCAATGGCTGGTGAAATTATAATTGGCTCTAGTGGTTTGCCGGTTAAAACTTCAGACCTCGGAATGGAGCCTGTTTATCTGGGTAACTTTAATCCAGACTGGACAGGAGGTATCTACAACAACTTCTCATTTAAAGGTTTTTATGCAGGTATTCTTTTCGATGTTCGCCATGGTGGTAAATTCCTTTCTAGATTTTTTAACAAAGCAATGGGAGCCGGTCAGCTTTTAGAATCTGCTGAAGGAAGATCAGCTAGAGCAGTTGGTACAGAATACGACGATCCTTATTACCATGCAGGTGCAGTGGATATGGGCGATGGAACTTACGAGCAAAACCTACAGATTTTTGATGGCACTTATAGTGCGGGTATTTATGGTACAAGTGCGAGAAACTTCCATAAAAGTTATTACGACCATAACTCAGAGTCTCAGATGTTCGATGCGTCTTTTGTAAAACTTCGTGAGATTAAAATTGGCTATCAGGTACCAAATGCAATTATGGGTAACCTGCCATTTAGAAATGTGTCGGTATCATTTGTAGGTAGAAACTTAAAACTGTGGACAAATAACCATCATTTCGATCCAGAAACTGGTGCAACTACAGGAAGCGGTCTGGTTCCGGGTTTCGAAAACATGAGTATTCCTAGTACCAAAAGCTATGGGTTTAACCTCAGCTTCAATCTTTAA